One stretch of Zingiber officinale cultivar Zhangliang chromosome 6B, Zo_v1.1, whole genome shotgun sequence DNA includes these proteins:
- the LOC121988451 gene encoding zinc-finger homeodomain protein 9-like yields MEEAPKAAAEAEARVKPFVLPNGALRKHHHHRPPGSAPAAEFMYRECLKNHAASLGGHALDGCGEFMLSPSADPADPTSLRCAACGCHRNFHRRLPGPHRRDGAEDDRGGTDDDEEEDDEEEEEEEEEEDGKIPLPHHRVSRSPPPPPFHSAPHMLLALSAGIPGGPSPLPIPARPVAVPSLAMTTAAAQPRKRFRSKFSPEQKGRMQELSERLGWRMQKRDEGMVEEWCREIGVDKGVFKVWMHNNKHTFLGLSRRGRNSGATGGGQTERNSPSSNGDGVHHSGRDDADGNNGHVVNDSFSS; encoded by the coding sequence ATGGAGGAGGCTCCCAAGGCCGCGGCGGAGGCCGAGGCCAGGGTCAAGCCTTTCGTCCTCCCCAACGGCGCACTGCGGAAGCACCACCACCACCGCCCGCCGGGCTCTGCTCCGGCGGCTGAGTTCATGTACCGCGAGTGCCTCAAGAACCACGCCGCCAGCCTCGGAGGCCACGCCCTCGATGGATGCGGCGAGTTCATGCTCTCTCCCTCCGCCGACCCAGCGGACCCCACCTCCCTCCGCTGCGCCGCCTGCGGATGCCACCGCAACTTCCACCGCCGGCTCCCTGGCCCCCACCGCCGCGACGGCGCCGAGGACGACCGCGGTGGCACCGATGACGACGAGGAGGAAgacgatgaggaggaggaggaagaggaggaggaagaagacggGAAGATCCCCCTGCCGCACCACCGCGTCTCGCGCTCGCCGCCTCCGCCACCCTTCCACTCCGCCCCCCACATGCTCCTCGCCCTCAGCGCCGGCATCCCAGGCGGCCCCTCTCCGTTGCCCATCCCTGCACGGCCCGTCGCCGTACCTTCCCTGGCCATGACCACCGCAGCTGCGCAGCCGCGGAAGAGGTTCCGGAGCAAGTTCAGCCCGGAGCAGAAGGGGCGGATGCAGGAGCTGTCGGAGCGTCTGGGGTGGCGGATGCAGAAGCGGGACGAGGGGATGGTGGAGGAGTGGTGCCGCGAGATTGGCGTCGACAAGGGCGTCTTCAAGGTCTGGATGCATAACAACAAGCACACCTTCCTCGGCCTCTCTCGGCGTGGGAGAAACAGCGGCGCTACCGGCGGTGGCCAAACAGAAAGGAACAGCCCTAGCAGCAATGGCGACGGCGTCCACCACAGCGGCAGGGACGATGCTGATGGCAACAACGGGCATGTGGTGAACGATTCTTTTTCCTCTTGA